The genomic region ACCGGCGGGGAACCCTGAGAGGGAGTTCGACCTGTGCAGGGTGGTGGCTGCCGCTGGCGCTCCCTACGTAGCCAGGGCCACAGTCTACCACGTGACACTCATGGAGAGGCTCATCAAAGAAGCCATACAGAAGAAGGGTTTTGCCTTCGTTGAGGTTGCAAGTGGCTGCCCCACCCACTACGGCCGGCTCAACAAGATAGTGGGCCCGGTGAAGATGATGGAGTGGTTCAGGGATAGCGCGGTCAGGCTGGGCCAGGGGGAAGGCCCGCTCGTGATAGGCAAGTTAGTGGACGAGGACGTTCCCGATTTCCTAGAGAGATACGAGGCGCTGCGCGCCAACACTGCGGTCGATACCGAGCGGGATACGGGGAGGTGAGACCTGTGGGCAAGGCTTGGCAGGTTGTTCTGGCTGGGGCTGGCGGCCAGGGACTGGTGCTCGGTGGGGTACTCCTGGGGGAGGCGGCTTCGCTCCACGCTGGGAAGAACGCACTGCAGACCCAGTCTTACGGCATAGCCTCCAGGGGTGGTTTTTCCTGCTCGGAGGTGGTCATATCTGACCAGGAGATAGTGTACCCGGGGGTGCTGGAACCAGATGTGGCCCTGGTGTTGACCGGGGAGGCGCTGGAGATGTACAAGGACGCTGGAGGAGAGGACACTATCCTCATAGTGGACGAAGCTGTGGAGAATCCCGGTCTTGTGGGGATGAGGTTCCCCCTGGAGAAGACGGCGAGGCAACTGGGCAGCCAGGCGGTTCAGAACCTGGTGGGGCTGGGGGTAATCCTGGGCCTGACTGGGATGATCCCGCCTGAGGCCATGTCCGGCGCCATCAAGGAACGGTTCCAGGGAAGGCCAGGCCTGGAGCTCAACATTAAGGCCTTTGAGACCGGACTTGCACTGGCAAGGGAGGGGAAGAAGTCTTGACAGAGTTGCTTTTTCTCTCTCGCGGCGAGGTTATGGAGAGTGTGACCATGGCGGAGGCCGTGGATTCCTGCGAGGAGGCCTACAAGGCCCTGAGCGCGGGTAGGGCCGTAGCCCCGGTGCGGGTCCCCGTAGAGGTGAAGAAGCATAACGGGGTTACCCTGTTCATGCCCTGTCACCTGCCGGGTGTTGATTCCACAGGGGTAAAGGTTGTCTCCGTGTATCCTGGCAATGTAAAGAGGGGATTGCCTACCATAGCAGGCCTAATGGTGATGGTGGATGCGACTACGGGGACCCCTGTCGCGGTCATGGAGGCGGGATACCTCACGGCATTGAGGACCGGGGCTGCCTCTGGGGCTGCCAGCAGGCAGCTGTCAAGACCCGATGCCCGGGTGGCAGCTATTCTGGGAGCGGGTGCGCAGGGCAGGACCCAGCTGGAGGCTACGGCCGCTGTGAGGCCCATAGAAGAGGCGAGGATCTACGATGTTTTCGAGGAGAGCGCCAGGGCCTTTGCTGCGGAAATGGCTCCCAGGCTCGGTATCGATATTAGTGTGACCCAGGACCCGGGGGAGTGCGTCGACGGGGCTGACATCGTGTGTTGTGCCACCACCTCCTGGACTCCGGTCTTCCCTGGGGATCGCCTGAAGCCTGGGGCCCACGTGAACGGGATTGGCTCCTTCACCCCCCAGATGCAAGAGGTGGGTGAGGATACCCTCTTAAGGTGCAGCCTCGTTGTGGTGGATTCCATGGAGGCCGCAATGGAAGAGGCGGGGGACCTCCTCATACCCATAGGCAGGGGGAGCTTCCGCAAGGAAGACATCCACGGTGAGATAGGCCAGATCATGCTGGGCAAGAAGCATGGGCGGCAGGACCCGGAAGAGATCACCTTCTTCAAGGCTGTGGGCGTATCAGTCCTGGATGTGGCGGTGGGACATCTCATCTACGAGAAGGCTATTGACAGGGGACTGGGTACGCGGGTCCGCCTGTAGTGACTCAGGGGACAACGAAGGCCCGCCGGTGCGGTTGCTGGCGGGCCGCTGGATTCCACGGGCTACCTGCAGTCTACTCTTTTCGTCCCACATGGGTGTCCCCTTAAACCAGGAGCGGGACGGCATCTACGAGATCCCCAGGCGAAGGCCCAGGCTCAACTCCACCAGGCAACCTAGACATGGGCAATCCCACCCGTTGCCCCTTCTCTGACTTGCGAATACTTGACACTACCTGCGTTGAGCTGTACAGTGTGAGTCAGGGGTGGTTCCATGGAGAGGTTACTTACAGCTCAGGAGTTGGCCAAGATGCTGAGCCTGTCGGTGGATACTATCTGGAGGTATACGAGGCAAAGGAAGATACCCGCTGTGGAACTAGGGGAGAGACAGTACCGGTACAAGAAGGATGCAGTGCTGGCCGCCCTGGCGGCGCGTGGCCTGACTGCCAGGGAAGGGCGCCCTCAATACTCCGGGGAGGGCTGTTTAACCTACGAGGACTACTTGCAGATCCCGGAGGAACCCGGCTACCGGTTTGAGGTTCTGGAGGGGTTTCTGGTCAAAGAGCCTTCTCCTTCGGTGCATCACCAGCGGGTATTGCGCGAGCTGGGATACCAGCTGAGGGACTTCTTCCGGGGTCATGATCCCGAGGGTGAGGTCTTTTTGGCCCCTCTGGATAACACCCTGACGTCCAGCAATGTACTCCAACCGGACATCCTGTATGTGTCTGGCCCAAGGAGGGGAATTCTCCGTGAGGAACGGATTGACGGTCCCTGTGACCTGGTGGTAGAGATCATGTCGCCCTCCAATCGAAGGAAGGATCGGGTGCTAAAGATGGAAATCTACCGGAAGGCGGGGGTTCCTCACTACTGGCTGGTCGACCCTGAAGATGATACGCTGGAGGCCTTTGAGTTAAGAGATGGGTGCTACGCGCGGTTGTTTGCAGGTGGCCCGGGTGATAGGTTTGCTCACCCAGGTTTTCCAGGGCTGGATCTGGACCTGGATAGGGTGTTTCACCGGCCCGAACTTGCTTTACCGGAAGATGAATAGAGTCGGGCCTAGTTTGGCTTTTGGGCTCGGCCAGGCCCCAATACCATCCAAGTTGATTGTCCTGTTAGCCGCCTTGATGTTACTGGACAGTAGGCTCAGCGACGAGGTTGCCTTGAGCGAAAACCTCGTAGACCTACCAATGCCTCAGATATGCCTGCGCGGGGCAGTTGATTTATCCCGAGCCTTTGAAGACTCTATGAACCTAATTCTCCAGGCACGCGAATTCCGAGAACCCACGTTAGCGTGCGAATGCGCACTTGATGCCGCCGTCACCTGAACGCCTGATGCGGGGCTCCGGGTCGGGTTCCCCAGCGCATACTAGCCCCTTGCACTGGCGCCTTGGCTAACTTTGGTCCATTACCAGGGCCTCATACAGTTCCGGTCTTCTGTCCCTGAAGAGGTAGAGTTCGTACTCTCCTGGGCGGTTAATGAGGTTCTTCTGTCTTGCTTTGCTGGGGTCGATCTCCACCATGAGGACTTCGGGGTCCGTTCCGGCCTTTGCCAGTACTTCACCAGTTGGGGATATCATCTGGCTGAGTCCGAGAAACCTGACTCCCTTTTCCTCACCCGCCCTATCGCTGGAAGCCACGTATACCCTGCTCTCCAGAGCCCGGGTTCTCCCTATGAAGTCTGCGTTTGCGTCTGCTCCTTGCGGCCAGTTGGTTATGTTGCAGACCAAGTCTGCACCCCTTAAAGCCAGTGACCTGGATACTTCTGGAAATCTCAGCTCGTAACAGATGAGGACTCCAAACCTGCCCACCCCTATGTCAACAACGGGTCCCGGGGCATTCCCCTTGGCGCAGAACCGATCCACGCCAAGAACCGGAAGGTGAGCCTTATGGTACTTCGTCAGATATCCGGTTGGGCCCAGTACTACAGCGGTGTTCAGGAGGGTTTGGTTGTGCCTTTCCAAGATACCTACTACGACATGAGCCTCCCCACATGCCCTGCACATTTCGTCTGTGGCGGGGCCCGGGACCTCTACGGCGATTTCCATGGCTTCTGCACGGCTATCAAAGCAGTATCCTTGGAGGGCACACTCAGGGAACACGATGAGGTCAGCTCCCTCACCTGATGCCTGGCTAATGATCTCAAGGATCTCGGCAAGGTTCTGTTCTGTTCGACCTATCTTGGGATCTGTCTGGGCAAGAGCTACCAGCATGTGAATCCCTCCATCATATATGGGCGTATGCGTCCGGCATTCTAATCAGCTGACCCTGGAGCCGGTGGCTCGCAGCTTCACAAAGACACCCAAGTCTCTTGCTTTACGGCTGAGCATGGGGGCAATTCCCTCTGGCACGAACCGGACCACGAGAAGCATTATGAGCCCCAGAAGAACCAAGTGCATTTGCCCAAACTCCCTTAGGTACTCGGCGAGGAACTGAAGCCCCACCGCACCGGCTACTGGTCCGAAAAAGGTTCCCATTCCTCCGCTGACCGCCATGGCAATTATCAGCGCCATCTGGGCTATTGTAGCGGATTCTGGACTCACTATCATTGTATAGTGGGCGAGAAAGGCTCCGGCTACACCTGCGAAGAGACTGGTTATTACAAACGCTACCTGCCTGTATTTGACCACGTTGATACCTATCGAAGTGGATGCCACCTGGTCGTCTTTGATGGCCCGGAAGACTAGCCCAATCGGGGATGCCAGGACCCTGTCAAGCACAAGTAGCGTGAGTAAGGCCAAGGCCAGTGCTGCATAGAAGTAAGGCACCTTGGAAAGGGTGCTACCAAAGAGGGGGATACTGCTTAGGCCCAAGGAACCGCGAGTTATTTTATATTCTATGTTGATGGTGATTCTGAAGATCTGTGCGAATGCTATTGTCGTTAGTGCATGGTAGATACCTTTCGTCTTAATGCAGACAATGCCGAGTAAGAACCCCAGTGCACATGTGGCTACTGCCGCAATGCTAATGCCCAGGGCTGGGGGCACAGCCATCTTCAAGGCCAGCAAGGTTGACACATACCCGGCGAAAGTGCTGAATGCGGCCTGTGCGAAGGACATCTGACCCGCATACCCAGTGAGTACATTCCAGCTGCTAGCCATGATAACGTAGTAGAAGGCCATGATGGCCACATGCAGGGTGTACTCCCTCGCCACCAGAGGGAGCAATGAGACGATGGCCACTGTAGGGATTAGATACTTCCAGTGAAGGTGCCTCATAGGGTCTCGCCCCCAAACAGCCCGGTGGGTTTCACAAGGAGCACTAGCACGAGAACTAGGAACCCATATGCGTCACGATAGCTGGGAGACAACAACAGTACGCCCAAGTTCTCAAATACTCCCAGCATCAGAGCACCAAGCAGAGCTCCTTTGATGGACCCCATACCCCCGAGGACCAGGATGACGAAGGACTTGCCGGAGGGCAGTTCTCCCATCATTGGGGCCACAACGAAGATGGGGCCGAGCAAGGCGCCCGAGGCGCCAGCCAGGAGCCCCCCAATTCCAAACCCCAGGGTGCTTATGCGGGAAACGTTGACTCCCATGGCGGCGGCCACCTCCCGATCCTGAGATGTGGCCCTGAGGGTGATTCCTACCACAGTACGCCTGATTACTTGCAGGAGCGCTATCAGCATGGTGAGGGCCAGGACAGCGGCCAGCAGGCGGCCAGCGCTGACGCTTAAGGGACCGATCTTGACGAAGCCTTGCGCCAAGGCAGGCGCGGCCACCTGGTAAGGACCGAACACCCTAACCGCCAGGTTAATTAGGAAAAAGGACAATGCGAAAGTAATCAGCAGGTCGTAGTCTCCCACGGCCTTTCCAGAATAGAAGGGGGTGATGAGGAGTCTCTCAGTCGCCACTCCCAGGATGAAGGCGAAGGTCATGGCGAAGACCGCCGACAGGTAAGGGCTTAGTCCTAGCACGGTGCCGCAGAAATAGGAAATGTAGGCTGCCCACATGTAGAACTCACCGTGAGCGAAGTTAACAATCCTGAGCACCCCCAGGATGAGTGCGAGCCCTATGGCCATCAAGGCATAGATGCTGCCCATCATTAGGCCGTTTACCAGGTAGGAGAGTACCATTTGCGATTGGCCCATTTCACGTCCTCCTCCTGCTTGTGCCGACGGGGGGATGTAGCAACATCCCCCCTCAAACACATCCTACTCGGGCGACTGCATATTCGCAGTGGCTACATCAGCAGGGTAGACAATTACGGCATCTTCTACTGCCTGATTGACCTCTGTGTACTGCAGGAAGAGCATAGGAGAGTCCGCATTATGGTACCACACACCCAATCCCTTATCGGTGGGAAACTCCATGATGCCTCGCACGCCGGTTACAGATATGACTTCCAGAGCTTCGATGATCTTCTGGGGATCAGTGCTCTCAGCAGCCTTGATAGCTTCGGCTATTACCAGGATGGAATCATAACCTGCTAGTGCCACATATGTGGGAGTTCGGTTGAACCTCGCTTCGTACTTTCTCACGAAAGGTTCAGTGAGATCTGTGAACTTGGCCTTAGCATGGTAGGGTGACTGGAATACCACATACCTCCCGGCCTCTCCTACGTTTGGCCAGAATTCCGGGAATGTCGCGTCCATCCCAGCCATGAACATGGCGGTTTTGCTTGTAGGCGACAGACCAATTTCGTAGGCTTGTTTTACAAGGAGGAAAGAGCCAGCCCCTGTTACGAAATGAACAAATAGGTCCGGGCCGAATTCCTGCAACTGTATCAGTTGGGGCACGAAGTCAAGACTAGTCCTATCCACGATCATCACCTTGTGCTCTAAGCCAAGGGCCCTCAGTTCGCTTTCTATCAGATCCATGCTGCCGATGCCGAAGTCCGTGTCTTCTACAATAGCGGCAACCCGCTGGAACCCATTTGCCTCCACGAACTCGCGAACCTTCTCGCTAAATGCTTTGTTGTTTGGCGCTATCCTAAACACCTCACGGTAGCCCCTGAGGGTCAGCTCATCGGACCACGCCTCGGATATCACAAAAGGTATACCATATCTATGGGCGACCTCCATCTCTGCCTTTGCCGCAGAACTGTGGGCCTCACCGGTCACGATGATTACCTGGTCTTTCGTAATTAGTTTCTCCATGACGGACACGCCCTTCTCGGGTGTGCCCTGTGAGTCCTCGAACACCAGCTGCAGCTTCTTGCCCAGGATTCCACCCTGTTCATTAATCTCGTCAATGGCGATTTCCATGGCATTTTTTAGTTCTGCACCTGCAGCTACGCTGCCGGGGGGAGAAAGGGGACCTACTGCCCCAATCTTGATGACCTCATCCTGAGAGGGTGGGGGGGTGGCGGACCCGGAGCCACAACCGCTGATGGCCAACACCAGTGATACTACCGCTAACAGGGCCAGCGTTCTCCTACCTTTCATGAACTTAACCTCCCTCTCGTTGTTCAGTGTTCTAACACCCGTGTTCTGACATCTTCCATTACCAGGGACGTGTGTGTTGAGTTCAGACACCCCCTCCAAGGTAAGCCATCTCTATCTCCCCATGTCCAATCAGTTGGGAGGCAGTATCCGACAGTACCACTTCTCCGGACTCCAAAACGTACGCTCTACTTGCGATTTCCAATGCTCGGTTGGCATTCTGCTCAACAAGAAGAATGGTGGTCCCGCGGGCGTTAATCTCGGATATGATTGAAAACACTTCGTCGACGATGGAGGGCGCCAATCCCATTGATGGTTCGTCCATTATTAGCAGGGTTGGATCAGACATGAGAGCACGGCCGATAGCGAGCATTTGTTGCTCACCACCTGAAAGAGACCCGGCCATCTGGTTATGCCTCTGTGCTATTCGAGGAAACCGCAGGAATACTGACTCCATCTTCCGCTTTCGCTCCATGGATCTCCCAAGGGTGTACCCTCCCATGATCAGGTTCTCCGTGACGCTGAGTTCGGGGAACACACGCCGCCCCTCGAACACCATGGATATGCCACTCCGAACGATTTCCGCCGTGGGTCTGTTGTCAATACGCCTACCCATAAATTCGATAGCCCCGGAACGGATGCATACGAGACCTAGTATTGTCTTTAGTGTGGTAGACTTGCCAGCCCCATTAGGCCCCAGTAGGGCTACTATCTCACCCTCCTTAACTTCCAGCGTGATGCCCTTTAGCACTAAAGACTCATCGTAACCCGCGACAACTTCTTTCAGCGCTAGCATTTGCGGCCCCCCAGGTAAGCTTGAATTACGGTCTCGGAGTTCTTGACTTCCTCCGGTGTACCCTCAGCAATTACGGCCCCAAAATCCACCACGGTTATATGCTGGGAGACACTCATGACAACCCTCATATTATGCTCCACCAGTACTATGGTGGAGCCCCTGGCACGGATCCTGTCGATGGTAGCAATCATGTCCTTGGCCTCCTGCGGGTTCATACCGCAGGTGGGTTCATCCAGGAGTAGCACAGAAGGTTTGACGGCTAGGGCGCGAGCGATCTCTAGCCTTCTCTGGTCACCATAGGAAAGGTTCTTGGCCATAATTCTCCGCCTATCGTTCAACTGCAGGAGTCCGAGTATATCCGAAATGGTAGCATCTGCTTCCGTGTCCCGCCCGTCGTCGCGACCGCTCGCAAGAGCCATTCGCCACAGGGAGAGACCTTGCTTGGTCTTGTACGCGACAAACACGTTTTCCCAGACTGTTAGGTTCTTGAAGAGTCTCAATGTCTGGAACGTTCTCCCTATTCCACTAGAAGCAATGACGTTGGGTGGCTTACCCACAAGTTCTTGACCTCTCAACCGGATAGAGCCGCTATGGGGCCGCAATTGGCCAGAGATAAGGTTGAATATGGTGGTCTTCCCAGCGCCGTTAGGGCCAATTATCGAATGAATAATTCCCTCTCTAATTTGACAACTAAAGGATTTCACGGCATGAACCCCGCCAAAGCTCTTGCTAAGGTTTGTGACCTCAAGAATTGTGTCCAAGACTCCTCACCTCCGGCACAGAGCTGGCTAATCCCAACTGACGGTATGCACAAGGTCTTAAGTCGCCTTGAAGACGGGCTACCCGATAATCCCATCCTGCCTCAAGTGATCTAGCCGGGTACCCTGGTATCCCAGGATTTGGGTTAGGACTTCATCTGTATGCTCTCCCAGCGCAGGGATACCTTTTGCGGCAATTTCTGTGCTATCGGACAACCTGATGGGGGTTCGTACTAGCTTCTTGCCAGCCAGGGGGCCTGAGTGAATCGGACTAAGCATGTTTCTGGCAGCAACCTGTGGGCACTTGAATACCTCTTCGGCCGTGTGGACGGGTCCGCCTGGAACTCCGGCACTGTTAAGGATGTTTGCTGCTTCAAGAGAATCTTTGTCCTCGAGCCAATTCTCGATGGCGGGGCGTATGAGGTCTTCCGAGTGAGCAGCCCTGGAGCGGCCATCAGCGCACCTAGGGTCCCCTATAAGATCTTCTCTACCCATGCATGCGGCGAGTCTCTCCCACATGTAGTCTGAGGGAATGTTGATGGCTACATAGCCATCCCGGCTACGATATGCCCCTCTGGGCCCAAACAGCCTTTCATTTCCCCTGATTGGGACCTGCCCGGTGAAGGAGTAGATGGTCATTACTCGCTCGTTCAGGGCCACCATGGCGTCGAGCATGGAGATGTCTACCATCTGACCCTCACCGGTCCTGTCCCTGTCCAGCAGTGCTATGAGGATCCCCTGGACCGCCGCCTGGCCTGCTATTAGGTCTGCCAGGCCGTAGAGGGCGGAGACGGGCGGGCGGTCCTCGAACCCGATCATGTGCATGACACCGCTCATGGCCTCGGACACGATGTCGAAGGCGGGCCAGTCCGAGTAGGGGCCTCGATACCCGTCCAACTGGCCGAACCCACTAATAGCGCAGAACACCAGCCGGGGATTCTCCATCTTGAGGGGGCTGTAGCCAAGGCCCAGTTTGTCCATGACACCGGGACGGAAGTTCTCCACCACCACATCGCTGGCCCGTGCCAGGGCCTTGAAGATGTCCTTACCCTCTTCCTTGCTGAGGTCCAGGGCAACGCTCTTCTTGTTGCGGTTGTACTCGGCGAACCCCCAGGAGTGCTTCTCCCCATCCACCTCGAGAAAGGGTCCCATGGTACGCCGGGGGTCACCGCTGCCCGGCCTCTCCACTTTGATAACCCGTGCGCCAGCATCCGCCAGGAGCATGGTGCAGTAGGGCCCAGCGATGTACTGCTCGTTTGCCAGCACTGTGATATGCTCCAGGGGCCCTCTCAAACCACTCACCAAGTCTCACCCTCTCAGAAGGACTTCAAGTGGACGCTCTCCTTGAGGGTTTCCTCCAGGATCCCCACCATGATGTCCATTTCGCCCTTCTCGATGACCAGTGGCGGGCCTATGAGGAAGTGATCCCCATCGCAGCCGTTGGCGGTCCCCCCTCCGGGGTAGATCACCAGGCCCTTGGACAGCGCCAGCCGGGTAATCCTCTCGGCCACACCCAGGCGGGCCTCAAAGGGTTCCTTCGTGGCCCTGTCCTTAACTAGCTCAATGCCCATCAGAAGCCCTTTGCCCCGAATGTCACCCACTATGGGTATGTCCCTAAGAGGCTCTATGGCCTGCCACAGGTAGTCCCCGGCCTCCCGGGCACGCTCTACAATGTTCCTCTCTTCCATGTAGCGAAGTATCCGGTCACCTACGGCACAGCTCAGCGGGTTACCCCCGTAGGTGTAACCGTGGGCGAATTTGCCGGTTCCCTCCTCAAAGGCTTGGTAGAGACGGCTCGAGGCGATGACGGCACCCAGAGGTGCGTACCCTGCGCTGATCCCTTTTGCAGTTACGATGATGTCGGGGAGTGCCTGCCAGTGCTCGATAGCGAAGTTGGTCCCGGTACGGCCCATGCCGCACATGACCTCATCGGCGATGAACACTACATCATAACGCCTGCATGTCTCCTGGATTATCTCGTAGTACCCCGGGGGAGGCGTGATGCCGCCTCCAGCGGCCCCGCCCACGGGCTCCGCGATGAAGGCAGCCACGTTGTCAGGGCCCTCCGCCCTGATGGCATCCCCCAGCTCGTGGGCACAACGCAGGGAGCACTCAGAATACTCATCCCCATAGGGGCACCGGTAGCAGTAGGGGGCTGATATGTGGGTTGCCGCAGGGCTAAGCAGCGGGGTGAACTTGGATTTCCTGCCAGGGTGGCCGGTCATGGAGAGGGCGCCTATGGTAGATCCGTGGTAGCTGAGTCTCCTGGAGATCACCTTGTACTTACAGGTATGCCCGTCCCTCTCGAGAAAGTACTGCCTAGCCATCTTCAGCGCTGACTCAGTGGCTTCCGAACCTCCTGAGACGATCCAAACCTTGTCCAGATCCCCCGGCGCCATGCTGGCAAGGCGCCTGGAGAGGTCGATAGCAGGGCGTGTGGTGAACCTGGACTGATGGGCGAAGCACACCCTCTCGCATTGCTCGTGGATGGCTTCGATAATCTCCCGCACGCCGTGTCCAAGGTTCGTCACCAGCGCGCCTGAGCACCCGTCGAGGTAACGATGGCCGTCCTCATCGTACAAGTAGACGCCCTCCGCTCTGGCGATTACGGGGTACGGTCTCTTCAGGTCCCTCTGGAACACATGGGCCTTTGACTCCACCGTGGTCACCTCCTATATATCGCGCTGGGCAGGTCGCTCGTAGATCCCATGTTCCTCCCACACCCGTTCAAGGTCGCGAAGGGCCTTGGTGACTTCGTCCCTCTTTCGCACCCCTACAGATGCCACCAGTGCGTTTATTAGGCTCAGCGGGGCAACGAAGGAATCAACAAAGGAAGCCATACTTGTCTTGGCCGTGAGCAGGATGTCGGCCTTCGTGGCCAAGGGGGAGAGCACGCCATCGGTTATGGCTATGATCTTAGACCCGTTCTTGCGCGCAAGGTCCACGAAACTCACGGTTTGCCGGGTGTACCTGGGGAAGCTGATCCCGATGACAACATCCTCGGGCCCCGAATCCGCTATGGGCTCCAGCGATGAGAAGCCGCAGTTCCCCATTATGGTCACGTTCTTTAACACCCAGCTCAGGCAGAAGCCCAGGAAGTAGGCGAGGGAGGAGGCACTCCGGAAACCCACAACATATATACGCCGGGCTGAACATAGGGCAGCCACGGCATCATCGAAGGTATCTGCGGAGATGTTCTTGATGGTGAGGGCGATGTTCTCCATGTCCGTATGCATCACCCTCTGGAAGAGAGGGCCTTCCTGGGGGGATGAGTTGGCGTCATCAACGGAGCCTGCCAGGCGTTGGACTGTGCTAATCTTGTTCACCAGCATTTCCTGGAGGTTCCGTTGGAGTTCGGGGTAGCCCGAGTAGCCAAGAGCTGTGGCAAACCGGACCACCGTGGACTCGGATACGCCCACCTTTCGCCCTAGAGCAGCGGCGGTGAGAAAGGCAGCTGTTTCCCTGTCCTGGAGGATCCAGGAGGCGATGAGTTTCTGGCCGTCGCTGAGTTCCGGCATCTGCCTGATAATCCTATCCTCAAGCTCCATCTAGATGCCCCCTTGATGCAAGAGTTCCGGCATATAGTGCAGTCTTATGCAAGAATTGCTTTAGCATTCTACATTCTAATTCAGAATCCTCTTTCCAATTAGGATTCTGCTCCCTGTTGAAGGCAGGGGAAAAGACTGGGTACGGGAGGTGGCAGGACTTCGGGGAAGATAGAAAAGGCAGCGGACCATTGCCCGCTGCCTCTGCGCCGGGGGAGGTACTACGCCCCGAGATAAGCCTTCTTCACCAGTTCGTTCCTAGCCAGGGATTGGGCCTCTCCCTCCAGGACAAGCCTCCCTGTCTCCAGGACGTATGCCCTGTTGGCTACTCCCAGGGCCATGTGGGCGTTCTGCTCCACGAGGAGAATGGTCACGCCCTCCCTGTTGATGCTCTCGATGATGGAGAATATCTCCCTTACCAGAAGGGGTGCCAGTCCCATGGAGGGCTCATCCATCACCAGGAGCCTGGGTTTGGCCATGAGGCCCCTGGCGATGGCCAGCATCTGCTGCTCACCGCCAGAGAGGGTTCCCCCGATCTGGCCCAACCGCTCCTTCAGGCGGGGGAAGTGGTGGAACACCACTTCCAGGTCTTGCTGGATGCCGCCCTTGTCCTTTCGGGCATAGGCGCCCATCTCCAGGTTCTCCATGACCGTGAGGTTCGCGAAGATCCTGCGTCCCTCGGGTACATGGGACAGCCCGCGTTCCACGATCTTGTGGGCGGGCACAGGCAGCAGTGACTCCCCCCGGAATCGCACATCCCCCGAGGCTGGGCGCAGGATGCCTGATACCGCCCTTAGGGTGGTGCTCTTGCCAGCCCCGTTCGCACCGATGATGGCTACCACCTCGCCCTGCTCTACCTTGATCGAAATACCGTCGAGGGCGTGGATGCCGCCGTAATAGACGTGCAGATCCTTGATCTCCAGCATCAGTGCGCCTCCTCTCCGAGGTAGGCCTCGATAACCTTGGGGTTGCTCTTGATCTCGTCAGGTGACCCCTCGGCGATGGTGACCCCGTAGTCCAGGACAAGGATACGTTTGCACACTCCCATGATGACTTCCATGTGGTGCTCAATGAGGATGATGGTTAGATCGAACCTCTCCTTGAGCCACACGATGAGCTTCATCAGGTCCTTGATCTCCTGGGGGTTCATGCCAGCCGCCGGCTCATCCAGGAGAAGCACCTTGGGCTGGGTTGCCAGGGCCCTGGCGATTTCCAGGCGCCGCTGCTCTCCATAGGGCAGGTTCTTGGAGATACTGGCCTGCCTGCCTTTCAGGTCGAAGATCTCCAGGAAGTCCAGGGACTTCTGGTGGATCTCCTCTTCCTCCCTGTGGTACGCGGGGAGTCTCATGATGGCGTGGGCTACACTGTACTTGACATTGAAGTGATAGGCGATCTTGACGTTCTCCACCACGCTGAGTTCCTTGAAGAGCCTGATGTTCTGGAACGTCCTGGCGATGCC from Bacillota bacterium harbors:
- a CDS encoding ABC transporter ATP-binding protein, whose product is MLEIKDLHVYYGGIHALDGISIKVEQGEVVAIIGANGAGKSTTLRAVSGILRPASGDVRFRGESLLPVPAHKIVERGLSHVPEGRRIFANLTVMENLEMGAYARKDKGGIQQDLEVVFHHFPRLKERLGQIGGTLSGGEQQMLAIARGLMAKPRLLVMDEPSMGLAPLLVREIFSIIESINREGVTILLVEQNAHMALGVANRAYVLETGRLVLEGEAQSLARNELVKKAYLGA
- a CDS encoding ABC transporter ATP-binding protein, with translation MALLDIQGLSINFGGLRAVSDFNLQLERGELVGIIGPNGAGKTTVFNMITGEYRPTEGSMEFRPDGRALSLVGRRPDEITQMGIARTFQNIRLFKELSVVENVKIAYHFNVKYSVAHAIMRLPAYHREEEEIHQKSLDFLEIFDLKGRQASISKNLPYGEQRRLEIARALATQPKVLLLDEPAAGMNPQEIKDLMKLIVWLKERFDLTIILIEHHMEVIMGVCKRILVLDYGVTIAEGSPDEIKSNPKVIEAYLGEEAH
- a CDS encoding MurR/RpiR family transcriptional regulator, translating into MELEDRIIRQMPELSDGQKLIASWILQDRETAAFLTAAALGRKVGVSESTVVRFATALGYSGYPELQRNLQEMLVNKISTVQRLAGSVDDANSSPQEGPLFQRVMHTDMENIALTIKNISADTFDDAVAALCSARRIYVVGFRSASSLAYFLGFCLSWVLKNVTIMGNCGFSSLEPIADSGPEDVVIGISFPRYTRQTVSFVDLARKNGSKIIAITDGVLSPLATKADILLTAKTSMASFVDSFVAPLSLINALVASVGVRKRDEVTKALRDLERVWEEHGIYERPAQRDI